The Pseudomonas sp. KU26590 genomic sequence GCTGCTGATTTCCCTGTGCAGCACCGCGCCGCTGTTGTACGGCAATCAGATCGCCACCCACCACGACGTCACCTATGTGCGTCACCCGGAAAGCTACACGCGCACGTTCCGCCTGCTCTACCGGACCATGACGCCGATCATGCTGTCGCGGATCAAATCGCTGCTGACGGTGAGCGCCTTCTCCAAGGGCGAAATCTCGCAGTTTTACAAATTCCCGGAGAAGAAAATCTTCGTGGTGCCCAATGCCGTCAGCGGTGCGTTCCAACCGGGCCCGCCGCTCAAAGAGCAACAGGACTACCTGCTGGCGGTGTCTTCGCCCAGTGCACACAAGAATTTCAGCCGGATGATTCAGGCGTTCCTGCTGCTGCGCGGCCACGATGATCTGCAGCTGCGCATCGTCGGTGGCGCCAGCGGGATCTTCAGCGACGACAACCTGCAACGCCTGGCCAGTCGTGACCCGCGCATCCGCTTTCTGGGGCGCCTGAGCGATGAGGAACTGATCAGCCAGTACCAGGGCGCAACCGCCTTTGTGTTTCCGTCGCTGTATGAAGGCTTCGGCATTCCGCCCCTGGAAGCTCAGGCGTGTGGTTGCCCGGTGCTGGCAGCAAACGCGGCGTCGATTCCTGAAGTGCTGCAGGCCAGCGCGCTGTATTTCGACCCGCTGGACATTGACCACATGGCCGCCGCCATGGGACGCATTCTGACCGACATGCCGCTGCGCCTGTCCCTGCGCCGACGCGGGCTGAACAACGTCACGCGGTTTTCCTGGGAAGAGTCGGCACGACAGGTGTCCCAACGCATCGACGCGCTACTGAGTCCGGCCAGAGACCGACGCAGCAGCCAGGGCAGCGATGCCCTGGGTCGCGAATCGTCCAGCAACTGAGGCACTGCAATGAAACGCCTTGCCTATCTCGACGCATTGCGCGGCATCGCCGCCTTGATGGTGGTCTTCACCCATTTGTACGAACCGGTCATCGGTCACGACTGGGTGCTGGATTACCTGATCGACCCCGGCAAGTTAGGGGTGCTGTGGTTTTTCATGATCAGCGGCGTAGTGATTCCCTACAGCCTCAAGCCGGTGCCCGACGGCGCCCGCCGCTTTCTGATCTCGCGCTTCATGCGCCTGTACCCGGCCTACTGGCTGTCACTGGTGCTGTTTGTGCTGATGCTTCAGTTGACCGGCGCGCCGCTGCCGCCCTGGCCGCAGATCGTCGCCAACCTGACGATGGTGCAGACGGCACTGGGCTTCAACGACGTGATCGGCCTGTACTGGACGCTGTTCATTGAACTGGTGTTCTACGGTCTGTGCCTGGGGTTGTTCATCGCCGGCAAGCTCTACGACCTGGCGTACCGGGCGCGCTGTTCGCTGGTGTTTCTGCTCGCTGCGCTGGCGTTGGGCATTGCCCGCGCGCTGACCGAACACAAACTGCCGGTGGCGCTGCCCCTGGCGTTGTCGCTGATGTTCTTCGGCTCGGTGTGGCGCCAGTGGTTGCTGGCTGAACACAGCGCGGCGCTGACGCAGAACCTGAAAATGCTGTTTGTTGCCTTCACCGTGCTGTTGCCGCCGACGCTGATCATGGCCTACAGCGAAGACATGGGCACCGGCGAAACCTGGGGGCGTTACTGCTTCACCTACGCCGTGGCCATTGTCAGCTTCGTGCTGCTGACCCGCAGTGTGCGTCTGAATCACCCGGCGCTGGTCTGGCTGGGCGCAGTGAGTTACACGCTGTACCTGCTGCACCCGTCGATGGGCATGCTCAGCGCATTCCTGCTGCGCGGCACCGACGCACCGGCCCTGCTGGTGGCGCTGGTCGCGACAGTGCTGACCCTCTGCGCCGCCCATCTGTGCTTTCGCTGCATCGAACACCCTTTCATCCAGCTCGGAAAACGCCTCAATAACCGCAACGCCAAGACGCAGCCTGTGAGCGTCTGATTTAGCGCCTGCGCACATGGAAAGGCATGGAATCGCCCTCGCGAGCTTCGCTCGACGTGCCGGGCGTCCCTCAGCCGTTAATGCAGAGAATTCCAATGAAAATTGCAATCGTCCACGACTGGTTGGTGACGTACGCCGGTGCCGAAAGGGTTTTGGCATCGCTGATCAACATCTGGCCCGAGGCGGATCTGTTCTCCGTCATCGATTTCCTTAGCGACCAGGACCGCGCCCAGTTGGGCGGCAAAGTCGCGAAAACCACGTTCATCCAGCGCCTGCCCAAGGCCAAGACCAAGTACCAGCGCTACCTGCCGCTGATGCCGATGGCCATCGAGCAACTGGACCTGTCCGGTTACGACCTGATCATCAGCAGCAGCCACGCGGTGGCCAAAGGCGTGTTGTGCGGGCCGGACCAGTTGCACATCAGCTACGTGCACTCGCCGATCCGCTACGCCTGGGACCTGCAGCATCAGTACCTCAAAGAGGCGAACCTGAGCAGCGGCCTGAAAGGCAAAGTGGCGCGGATGATCCTGCACTACATGCGCATGTGGGATCAGCGCACTGCCGCCGGTGTCGATGACTTCATCGCCAACTCGCACTTCATTGGCGCGCGCATCACCAAGGCCTATCGTCGCGAATCCACGGTGATCTACCCGCCGGTGGACACCCGCGGTTTCGCGCTGCAGGAACAGAAGCAGGATTACTACTTCACCGCCTCGCGCATGGTCCCGTACAAGCGCATGCCGATGATCATCGAAGCCTTCGCGGCGATGCCGAACAAGCGCCTGGTGGTGATCGGCGACGGTCCGGAAATGGAAAAGGCCAAGGCCGCTGCCGCCCACGCGCCGAACGTCACGCTGCTGGGTTATCAGCCGTTTGCGGTGTTGCAGGAACACATGAGCAACGCCAAGGCGTTCGTGTTTGCCGCCGAGGAAGATTTCGGCATCAGCCCGGTGGAAGCCCAGGCCTGCGGCACGCCGGTCATCGCGTTTGCCAAGGGTGGCGTGGTGGAAACGGTCTGCGGTCTGGATCATCCGCAGCCGACCGGCGTGCTCTACCCGGAGCAGAGCGTGGCGTCGCTGATGGCCGCCATCGAGACGTTCGAGATCAACGGTTCACGCATCACCGCGCAAGCTTGCCGGACCAACGCCGAGCGCTTCAGCGAAGCCCGCTTCGAACTGGAAATGCGCCAGTTCGTCGAGACCCGCCTGACTGCTGCCCGTCAAAGCCGCCAGCCTGCGCCCACCCGGCCGATCCAGATCGCGCCGACGCTGGTCAGCAGCGACCTCTCCGCCCGCGTTGTTCCGATCAAATCCGTCTGAGCGAGCCCAGCCTATGCGCACTCCATTAAGGGGCATCCTGCATGCCCATTCATCGTCGCTGTCCGTCGCTCACCGGCTGCTCGATCTGGCGGTCATTGCGGTCGGAGGTTATGGCGTCAACCTGCTCACCGGCACGCCGATGAGCAGCGAAGCCTGGATGCAGATTCTGCTGGCGGCGGTGTCCTTTCACTGGCTCGCCGAATACCACCAGCTGTACGGCTCGTGGCGTGGCGAGCGCATCGTGCGCGAGCTGCTCAAGGTCGCCAATTACTGGGGCCTGGCGTTCGTGCTGTTGCTGTTCGTCGACTACCTGCTGCTGCAGCCCGACGACCTGGCGGACGACAGCCAGATGGCCTGGTTTGCCATCGTACTGCTGGCGTTGTGTGGCTACCGTCTGGCGATTCGTAGCGTGCTGCACACCTTGCGCGCCCAGGGTTTCAACACCCGGCGCGTGGCGATTGTCGGTACCGGTCATTGCGGCGAACGCCTGGCCATGTCGATCGAGCGCGCGCCGTGGATGGGCCTGAACCTGTTGGGCTTCTATGACGAAGCGCCGCAACAGATCGACCTGGCGCGCATCGGCCGACGCATTCCGGTGCTGGGCGATCTGGATGAACTGATCCAGGACGCCCGCAATGGCAAGATCGACAAGGTGTACATCACCCTCGAACTCGGCGCACAAGAACGTTTGCAGGCACTGATCAAAGGCTTGAGCGACACCACTGCGTCGGTCTACGTGATCCCGGACGTATTCATGTTCGAGCTGCTGCACGCCCGCAGCGAAAGCATCAATGGCCTGCCGAGCATCAGCATTTTCGACTCGCCCATGGACGGCGCCTGGAGCGTGGTCAAGCGGCTTGAAGACATCGTGCTGTCGAGCATCATCCTGACGATGATCGCCCTGCCACTCATGCTGATCGCCATGGCGATCAAGCTTACCTCCCCCGGCCCGGTGCTGTTCCGTCAACGCCGATACGGCCTGGACGGACGGTCAATCATGGTCTGGAAATTCCGCAGCATGAGCGTGCAGGAAAACGGCAACGTGGTCACCCAGGCCACGCGCAACGACAGCCGCATCACGCCACTGGGCGCGTTCCTGCGGCGTACCTCGCTGGACGAGCTGCCGCAGTTCTTCAACGTGCTGCGCGGCGAGATGTCCATCGTCGGCCCGCGCCCCCACGCCGTGGCGCACAACGAGCAGTACCGCAAGCAGGTGTCGGGCTACATGCTGCGGCACAAGGTCAAGCCGGGCATCACCGGTTGGGCACAGATCAACGGCTGGCGCGGCGAAACCGACACGCTGGACAAGATGCAGAAACGCGTTGAATTCGACCTGCAGTACATCGAGCACTGGTCGGTCTGGCTGGACCTGAAAATCATCCTGCTGACGCTCTTCAAAGGCTTCGTCAACAAGAACGCTTTCTAAAAGAAAATCTGCCAACAACAATAATAATAATGGCCAAGGGCTAGTAAGCTTGGCGGGAGGTGCCCGGGTGCATGAACGAATGTGATCCGATGTTCGGTGTAAGTAAGGGATGCAAAGAAATCACTGCGGTGCCAGTACGCACCTATTAGTAGGATGAGAAGGAACATTCATATGAAAGTAACGTTAGCGGTCGTGCTGCTTTCCAGTCTGGTGTTGCAAGGCTGCGCATTCGCCCCCGGTCAGTACATGTCTTACAGCGATGTCACCGAAAAAGACCCAGACGGTCCCCAGGTCACGCTGATCAACATTACCCCCGCCACCCTGGCGCAGCAGCAGAAGACGGCGGACGCAGCGGCCAAACCGCTGCCCCCGGAACTGCTGAATTACAAGACGCCTGAATACATCGTCGGCCCGGGCGACGCCTTGCTGGTGACCGTTTTCGAACACCCTGAACTGACCGCGCCCGGCTCCCAGGAACAACTGGACGCCAACAGCCGTGAAGTGCTGAACGACGGCACCGTGTTCTTCCCGTACGTGGGCCGTATCCAGGCCGCCGGCAAGACCGTTTCGCAGATCCGCGACCAACTGCGCATGGGTCTGGCGCCGCAGTACACCGAAGTGAAAGTCGACGTCAAAGTGCTGCGTTACAACAGCCAGCGCGTCCTGCTCTCGGGTGCCTTCAAATCGGCTGGCCCGCAACCGATCACCAACATTCCGCTGAGCCTGGTTCAGGCCATCAGCCAGGCCGGTCTTGATTCCACCGACGCCAACCTTGCCGGCCTGACCCTGCGTCGCGACGGCAAGGATTACGTGATCGACGTGGACTCGCTGAACCGCAAGGATTCGCAGATCAGCAAGATATTCCTGAAAGACGGCGACTACCTGCACCTCAACAGCAACTCGAAGAACAAGATCTACGTGCTGGGCGAAGTTCAGCGCCCACAAGTGATCTCGTTCAGCACCACCAGCGTGACCTTGCTGGAAGCGCTCGGCACCTCTGGCGGCTTGAGCCCTGACGCAGCCGATGGCGATGCGGTGTATGTGATTCGTGCACAGGACGCCACCCACGGCGCGACGGTGTATCACCTGTCCGCGAAGAAGCCGACCAGTTATGCGCTGGCGAAAGGCTTTGAACTGGCGGCCCAGGACGTGGTGTTTGTCGGCCCGGCCAACATCACCCGCTGGAGCCGTTACGTGAGCCAGTTGCTGGGGTCGAACAACATCATCCAGACGGGTGCGATGTTCAAGAATTGAGTGCCAGCTTCAAGCGACAAGTCTGAAGCTTCAAGCTGACAGCAGAGCAACAGAGGAATCCCCGCAGTGGTCCGACTGCGGGGATTTTTTTTGCGCGGGATTTGGTACGTGGAAGTGTTGCCGGGGCAACAGTGAATCAACAGATGGGTGGGTGTGAATCAACAGCCGGGGAGTTGCAGCGATGCGTATTCGCTGGATTCACGGGGACGGCAGCACATGGCGAGCGCTGGCACGCATGCTGCTTTAGTACCGTCAAAGGGTCTTCACGCCCATCACTTTCGCGTTGAACGCGGCCTGCACGGTGCCAAGCACCTCGGGTGACTGACCCCAAGGAAACAACACATGTTGGTAGTCTCGATTTCAGGTAGCCCTTCCCCACGATCCCGCTCCGGCGTGGTGCTGCAACATGCTGCGCACTGGCTCAAGGACCGTGGCGTCGAACTGAACGGCGTGCGTATTCAGGATTTCAACGCCGAAGACTTGCTCTACGCCAAGTTCGACAGCCCGCAGGTGGTGGCTTTTATCGAAGCGGTGGCAAAGGCAGACGGCTTGCTGATCGGCACGCCGGTGTACAAGGCGTCGTTTTCGGGGGCGTTGAAGACGCTGCTCGACCTGCTACCGGAGCGGTCACTGCAGGGCAAAGTGGTCTTGCCGATCGCCACGGGGGGGAGCATTGCGCACATGCTGGCGGTGGATTACGCGTTGAAGCCAGTGCTGTCCGCGTTGAAATGCCAGGAAGTGCTGCATGGGGTGTTCGCCATCGATAGCCAGATCAGCTACGGCGAGAACGCACTGGGCGGTGATCTGGATGAACTGCTGACCCAGCGTCTGCATGAGGGTCTGGATCATTTTCTACTGGGCCTGCAACACCGGACCCATGCGCGTCACAAGGAAGCGGGCGGGCATTTGAAACTGGCGTTGTAAGGTTTGGGACTCAACCCTGACGTGCTTTCGAAGGGACGCTGACGTCGGCGTTCACTTCACCACGGTTATCGAACGCGTGGGCGCGTTGCAGTTGTGGCTGCTCCATCAGTTGCGCCTTGCGGGCCTGGAATTCGTCGTAGGACAAGCCGCGACGGTTGAGGTCTTCCAGGGCCAGCTGGTGGGTTTCTTCAGCGCTGTAGGGACGCAGTTCGGGATGATTGCCAGCGGCACAACCGGCGAGAACGGAGGCGGAGAGTAACAGGGAGAGGGCAAGAAGACGGTTCATTGGGAGCCTCCATTCGGCTCGTTTCTGGAATGAAGCCAAGGCTACGCCCCGGGCCTTTCCAGCAGAAATCAGTCGTCTTGATAGTGGCTATCGGTTTGGCGCGCAATTGTGTGTTCCGCGATCTATCTAAGTGTAGAGTGCGCCGGCCTAACGGCCTCCGGTTTCGCCTTCGGCGAGTTACTTGGAAAAGCACCCCAAGTCGCGTTTGGCGGTGACTGGACTTTTTGCATTCGAAGATCAAGATCAAAAGCTTCCCGGCTGAAGCCGGTCCTACGGACACCGCGCACCCACTGTAGGACCGGCTTCAGCCGGGAAGAGGCCGGCATGACCGTCATCAATTTTTGGCAAGGTACGCCTAACACGTGCGTCGGGGATAAACCCTGTGAAGCTGCTCACTTCCACAGGGTTCAGGGTTGACCCTGAGAAATGATCAGACCAGAAAGTGCCACAACAGCGACGTGCCGATCAGCCCCACCACCGAGACAATGGTCTGCAGCACCGACCAGACCCAAATGGTCTGCTTCAGTTGCAGGCCGAAGTACTCGCGGACCATCCAGAATCCCGCGTCGTTGACGTGGCAGAAGAACACCGAGCCTGCCCCGATCACCAGCGCCACCAGTGACGCTTCCACCGGCGCCAGCCCGGCCATCATCGGCGCAAGAATGCCCGCCGTGGTGGTCGTCGCCACGGTAGCCGAACCGGTCGCCTGACGCAGCGCGACCGCAATCAACCACGCCAGCAGCAGGTACGGCATGTGCGCGCCTTCGGCCACTTTGCTGATGGTCTGGCTGACCCCGGCGTCCAGCAGCGTCTGCTTCAAGCCGCCGCCCGCGCCGATGGTCAACAGCAACACGGCAATCGGCGCGAGGCTTTTACGCAACGTGCCGCCGACTTGCTCACGGGAGATACCATTGGCCCAGCCCAGACACACCGTCGCCGCCAGTACCGCGATGCCCAACGCCACCAGCGGTTCACCGAGGAATTTCAGCGTCAGCGCGATGTTGCTTTCCGGCTCCATGGCGATTTTCGCCAGGGTGCTGCCGAGCATCAGAATCACCGGCAACAGAATAATCAGCAACGAAATGCCGAAGCTCGGCTGACGCGTAGTGCTGGATTTGGCCGAGAACAGCTCGCCCAACTCCGCTGGCTCTTCGATGTGCATGCGCCTGGAGAGCCAGTTGCCATACAGAGGACCGGCCAGAATCACCGCCGGCACCGCCACGCAAAAGCCCAGCAACATGGTCAGGCCCAGATCGGCGTGCAACGCAGCGACGGCGATCAGCGGCCCCGGGTGTGGCGGCATCAAAGCGTGCAGAGTGGTCATGCCGGCCAGCGCCGGAATGGCGATTTTCAGCAGCGGCTGATTCGACTGCCGCGCCATGACGAAGATGATCGGCACCATCATCACCAGGCCCACCTCGAAGAACAGCGGCAGGCCGATGACCATGGCCACCAGGGCCATGACCCACGGCAGCTTCTTGCCCTTGCCCAGCCCCAACAGCGTCGACGCAATGCGATCGGCCGCGCCCGATTCGGCCATCATTGCACCGAGCATGGCACCGAGGGCGATGATGATCCCGGCCTCACCGAGAATACCGCCCGCGCCCTTGCTGAACGCCTTGGCCACTGCCTCCGCTGGCAACCCCGCCCCTATCCCTGCGATAAATGTACCCACCAGAATCGACAGAAACGGCGGGAGCCTGGTCGCGCTGATCAGTACAATGATGGTGGCAATGGCGATCAGGCAGCAGATGATCAGGCGGGTGTCATGCAAGACCCAGGCAGCAGACGACAAATCCAACGCGGAACCCCTTATCGTTCGGTTTTTATCTCAAGATGGTTTGAAACAATATGTTTCAACCGGCCGAACCATACCGGATGCGGCATTGCGTCGCAGTTAAATTTTTACAGGATCTGGCTGATTAGCCATGGGGCTCTGACTTGGAACGCCCCTTACGTTGTGGGAGCGAGCTTGCTCGCGAAGGCGGCATTTGAATCCCGCGCGCATTCGATAAGCACCTCGCGCAACCCCTGGGCCGCTGCCGATAACTGATGGTCTGCCTGGGTCATCAAACCGATGCGTCGCTCGATGCGCGGGCTTTCCAGCGCAATGCAGCGGGCGCCGAGTTCTTCCATCTGCGCGATGCACAACGACGGCACGGCGCTGACGCCCAAGCCGTTGGCGACCATGCGCCCGACCGTCGACAGCTGATGGCTTTCGAACGCCACCGACAGCTTGCCATGCTGGCTTTGCAGGTCCTGCTCCAGCAGCAAGCGCACGGCGGACGGGCGTTGCAGGGTGATGAAATCATGACGCAGCAGTTCGTCCCAACTCACTTCGCGGCGTGCGGCCAGTGGAGAATCCTTCGGCACCACCGCGACGAAGCGGTCCATGTAGAACGGCGTGAAGATCAGGTTATTGCCCGCCTCGGGCTCGAAGCCAATGCCCAGCTCCACGCGCCGATGCCCGACCATTTCCACCACCTGTTCGTTGATCACGTCGTGCACCGCGACGTTTACCCTCGGGTAGCGCTCGCGAAACACCTTCAGCGCGATCGGCAGAAGATTGCCCGCGTAGGACGGCATGGCCGCCACCGACACCTTGCCCATCTGCAGGGTGAAACGCTGACGCAGCAGTTCTTCGGTGTTGTCCCAGTCGGCGAGCAACTGCCGGGCAAGAGGCAGCAAGGCCTCGCCCTCTGGCGTCAGGCTGACGTTGCGCGTAGTGCGGGTCAGCAATTGACCGCCCAGGTCTTCCTCCAGCGCCTTGATGGTCAGGCTCAACGCCGGCTGCGACACATGCAGCCGCTCCCCCGCCTGAGCGAAACTCAAGCACTGCGCCACCGCCAGAAACGCCCGAAGCTGTTTCACGTTCATATATTTAGATTACTTATCAATCGATCAAAAAAACAAAATTAACAAATCAGTGCCTGCGAGAGAAGATGCGACCAACGCTATCCGATGCTTAGCTTGTCGGACACAACTACAAATAAGGCGGGATCTCACCATGGCTGGACTCGACAAACGCGTGGCAACCTACGCTGAAGCCCTCGCCGGGCTGACCGACAACATGACCGTGCTGTCCGGCGGCTTCGGACTGTGCGGCATCCCGGAAAACCTCATCGCTGAAATCAAACGCATGGGCGTGAAGGGCCTGACGGTGGTTTCCAATAACTGCGGCGTCGACGGCTTTGGCCTGGGCATCCTTCTGGAAGACCGGCAGATCCGCAAAATGGTCGCGTCCTACGTCGGTGAAAACGCCCTGTTCGAGCGCCAGTTGCTCAGCGGCGAGCTGGAAGTCGAACTTACCCCCCAAGGCACCCTGGCCGAAAAAATGCGCGCAGGCGGCGCCGGCATTCCCGCTTTCTACACCGCCACCGGCTACGGCACGCCTGTCGCAGAAGGCAAGGAAACCCGTCAGTTCAACGGCCGCAACGTGATCCTGGAAGAAGCCATCACCGGCGACTTCGCCATCGTCAAAGGCTGGAAGGCGGACCACTTCGGCAACGTGGTCTACCGTCACACCGCGCAGAACTTCAATCCGGTGGTGGCCACGGCCGGCAAGATCACCGTGGTGGAAGTTGAAGAGATCGTCGAACCCGGCGTGCTGCTGCCCACCGAGATCCATACCCCCGGCATTTATGTCGATCGCGTGATCCTGGGCACGTTCGAGAAGCGCATCGAGCAGCGAACCGTCAGAAAAGCCTGACGTCAGCATCGTCCTCGAACCGATTTTCCCCTTTGTATCTCCGGTTTCCGCAGGCCGGACAGAATAAAAGAGACCCACGATCATGGCACTCTCCCGCGAACAAATGGCACAGCGCGTTGCGCGCGAACTGCAAGACGGCTTCTACGTGAACCTGGGTATCGGCATCCCGACCCTGGTCGCCAACTACGTACCGGACGGCATCGACGTGATGCTGCAATCGGAAAACGGCCTGCTCGGCATGGGCCCGTTTCCTACCGAAGAAACCATCGATGCCGACATGATCAACGCCGGCAAACAGACTGTGACCGCGCGCAAGGGCGCATCGATTTTCTCGTCGGCCGAGTCCTTCGCGATGATCCGTGGCGGCCACGTCGACCTGACCGTGCTCGGCGCGTTTGAAGTGGACGTCGAGGGCAACATTGCGTCGTGGATGATCCCCGGCAAATTGGTGAAGGGCATGGGCGGCGCGATGGACCTGGTGGCAGGTGCCGAGAACATCATCGTCACCATGACCCATGCGTCCAAGGACGGCGAATCCAAGTTGCTGTCGCGCTGCAGCCTGCCGCTGACCGGCGCCGGCTGCATCAAGAAAGTGCTGACCGACCTCGCCTACCTGGAGATCGAAAACGGCGCCTTCGTGCTGCGCGAAACCGCACCGGGCGTGACCGTCGATGAAATCATCGCCAAGACCGCCGGCAAGCTGATCGTGCCGGATGACGTGGTTGAAATGACGTTTTAACGGCGATGGCGCGGTACTTGTAGGAGCGCGCTTGCCCGCGAACCGCAGATGGCCAGACACCCACGCAGTGTCTGAACGAGCCTTTCGCGGGCAAGCGCGCTCCTACAGGATCCGCGTCGTGCCTGGCATTTTGGCCACACCCTGAGCATTCGCCACACCCGTACCTTTGGTCAGACCGCCCTGCCCCTTCAGCGATGAAGGGGCTTTGCTGTCTCTGAGCCGGTGCTTTTTTCGCGTTACCGCCAACACTTGAAACTGCCGTCCTGAAAACCTGAACAATAACTAAAAGAGGTAACACACGTGGCCGCCGACATCGAAGAAAGCCGCTCCGCCCGCTTTGCCCTGCGTTGCGCCAAATGGGCGGAACGCTGGTTCCCGGACTCGTGGGTGTTCGCCGCCCTGGCCGTGGTCATCGTCACCCTCGCCACGCTGGTCATCGGCGCCAAACCCGCCGACACCGCCAAAGCCTTCGGCGACGGCTTCTGGAGCCTGATCCCCTTCACCATGCAAATGGCCTTCGTGGTCATTGGCGGTTACGTCGTCGCCAGTTCGCCGCCTGCGGTCAAACTGATCGACCGCCTGGCGCGCATCCCGAAAAACGGCCGTTCGGCCGTGGCCTGGGTCGCGCTGATCAGCATGGTGGCCTCCTTGCTCAACTGGGGTTTGTCGCTGGTCTTCGGCGGTTTGCTGGTGCGCGCCCTGGCCCGTCGTACCGATCTGAAAATGGACTATCGCGCCGCCGGTGCCGCCGCTTACCTGGGTCTGGGCGCTGTGTGGGCGCTGGGCCTGTCGTCGTCCGCCGCGCAGTTGCAAGCCAACCCGGCCAGCCTGCCGCCGTCAATCCTGGCGATCACCGGGGTGATTCCGTTCACCCAGACGATCTTCCTCTGGCAGTCCGGCGTGATGCTGCTGGCCCTGGTGGTGGTCTCGATCATCGTCGCCTACGCCACAGCGCCTGGCCCGGCCAACGCCCGCGATGCCAAGGAATGCGGCATCGACCCGAGCTTCAGCCTGCCACCGTTGCCGCCGCGCACCCGCCCCGGCGAATGGCTGGAATACAGCCCGCTGCTGATCATTCTAATGGTCGCGCTGGCGTCCGGCTGGCTGTACAACGAGTTCAGCACCAAGCCTGCAATCACCGCGATTTCCGGCCTGAACACCTACAACTTCCTGTTCATCATGGTCGGCGCACTGCTCCACTGGCGTCCGCGCAGTTTCCTCGATGCCGTTGCCCGCGCCGTGCCGACCACCACCGGCGTGCTGATTCAGTTTCCGTTGTACGGCTCGATCGCCGCGTTGCTGACCACGGTCAAGGGCGGCGACGCGCAAACCGTCGCGCACCACATCTCGACGTTCTTCACCGGTATCGCCTCCCACGACACCTACGCGCTGCTGATGGGCGTGTATTCGGGGATTCTCGGGTTCTTCATTCCGTCCGGCGGCGGCAAGTGGATCATCGAAGCGCCGTACGTGATGCAGGTTGCCAACGACCTCAAATACCACCTCGGCTGGGCGGTGCAGATCTACAACGCCGCCGAAGCGCTACCGAACCTGATCAACCCTTTCTACATGCTGCCGCTGCTGGGCGTGCTCGGTCTGAAGGCGCGGGATTTGATCGGCTTCTCGTTCGTGCAATTGCTGGTGCATACGCCGCTGGTGTTGTTCCTGCTTTGGGTGCTGGGCACGACATTGGCGTATGTTCCACCGGTTATGCCATAAATGGGTGAATAAAGCCGGCGGGTATCTGTAGGACCGCCTTTAGCCGGGAAGAAGTCATTCGCCATACCGCAAAATCGAGAGTGCATATGAAGGCCCCTTCCCGGCTGAAGCCGGTCCTACTAAAAGCGCGCGATGTGCCGGTGGGACAGATTCAGCCGGTAAGGAGCCGCCGCGCCAGACGCGCACAACTGGCAGTTTGCGCGTTGATCGGGCTTCAATTCCCGAAACTGTATTCCCGCTCCACCCTGGAAACCCGCGTGGTGCATTGCCGATACCAGGTCGAACGGCCGCGCTCCCGGATTTCCCGATGTTCCGGATGC encodes the following:
- a CDS encoding CoA transferase subunit B, yielding MALSREQMAQRVARELQDGFYVNLGIGIPTLVANYVPDGIDVMLQSENGLLGMGPFPTEETIDADMINAGKQTVTARKGASIFSSAESFAMIRGGHVDLTVLGAFEVDVEGNIASWMIPGKLVKGMGGAMDLVAGAENIIVTMTHASKDGESKLLSRCSLPLTGAGCIKKVLTDLAYLEIENGAFVLRETAPGVTVDEIIAKTAGKLIVPDDVVEMTF
- a CDS encoding CoA transferase subunit A, producing MAGLDKRVATYAEALAGLTDNMTVLSGGFGLCGIPENLIAEIKRMGVKGLTVVSNNCGVDGFGLGILLEDRQIRKMVASYVGENALFERQLLSGELEVELTPQGTLAEKMRAGGAGIPAFYTATGYGTPVAEGKETRQFNGRNVILEEAITGDFAIVKGWKADHFGNVVYRHTAQNFNPVVATAGKITVVEVEEIVEPGVLLPTEIHTPGIYVDRVILGTFEKRIEQRTVRKA
- a CDS encoding short-chain fatty acid transporter; the protein is MAADIEESRSARFALRCAKWAERWFPDSWVFAALAVVIVTLATLVIGAKPADTAKAFGDGFWSLIPFTMQMAFVVIGGYVVASSPPAVKLIDRLARIPKNGRSAVAWVALISMVASLLNWGLSLVFGGLLVRALARRTDLKMDYRAAGAAAYLGLGAVWALGLSSSAAQLQANPASLPPSILAITGVIPFTQTIFLWQSGVMLLALVVVSIIVAYATAPGPANARDAKECGIDPSFSLPPLPPRTRPGEWLEYSPLLIILMVALASGWLYNEFSTKPAITAISGLNTYNFLFIMVGALLHWRPRSFLDAVARAVPTTTGVLIQFPLYGSIAALLTTVKGGDAQTVAHHISTFFTGIASHDTYALLMGVYSGILGFFIPSGGGKWIIEAPYVMQVANDLKYHLGWAVQIYNAAEALPNLINPFYMLPLLGVLGLKARDLIGFSFVQLLVHTPLVLFLLWVLGTTLAYVPPVMP
- a CDS encoding gluconate:H+ symporter; this translates as MDLSSAAWVLHDTRLIICCLIAIATIIVLISATRLPPFLSILVGTFIAGIGAGLPAEAVAKAFSKGAGGILGEAGIIIALGAMLGAMMAESGAADRIASTLLGLGKGKKLPWVMALVAMVIGLPLFFEVGLVMMVPIIFVMARQSNQPLLKIAIPALAGMTTLHALMPPHPGPLIAVAALHADLGLTMLLGFCVAVPAVILAGPLYGNWLSRRMHIEEPAELGELFSAKSSTTRQPSFGISLLIILLPVILMLGSTLAKIAMEPESNIALTLKFLGEPLVALGIAVLAATVCLGWANGISREQVGGTLRKSLAPIAVLLLTIGAGGGLKQTLLDAGVSQTISKVAEGAHMPYLLLAWLIAVALRQATGSATVATTTTAGILAPMMAGLAPVEASLVALVIGAGSVFFCHVNDAGFWMVREYFGLQLKQTIWVWSVLQTIVSVVGLIGTSLLWHFLV
- a CDS encoding LysR family transcriptional regulator, coding for MNVKQLRAFLAVAQCLSFAQAGERLHVSQPALSLTIKALEEDLGGQLLTRTTRNVSLTPEGEALLPLARQLLADWDNTEELLRQRFTLQMGKVSVAAMPSYAGNLLPIALKVFRERYPRVNVAVHDVINEQVVEMVGHRRVELGIGFEPEAGNNLIFTPFYMDRFVAVVPKDSPLAARREVSWDELLRHDFITLQRPSAVRLLLEQDLQSQHGKLSVAFESHQLSTVGRMVANGLGVSAVPSLCIAQMEELGARCIALESPRIERRIGLMTQADHQLSAAAQGLREVLIECARDSNAAFASKLAPTT